The following are encoded in a window of Thunnus albacares chromosome 9, fThuAlb1.1, whole genome shotgun sequence genomic DNA:
- the si:ch211-1a19.3 gene encoding uncharacterized protein si:ch211-1a19.3, whose protein sequence is MTAASSQKARNVVLALLAIWSIVSLIVIVVWATSPDLKSSAQCRGELQDVRKKLEDTEKEWKKDKVALEEQVENERKEQERLMAENQLLLAHLNTTNATLDGCRQENLVLNGNISALLEEVGRLRQTETNLTARLGLQEDHIDALQYNLTQARHQTQSCMSLKAAAQSETLAAKSETKACESSQEFIQKQLHKCKQVESEAPQQTQKDPSDSAMSTLAGVPALTLLVCSSLHLIT, encoded by the exons atgaCGGCTGCCTCCTCCCAAAAGGCCAGGAACGTGGTTCTGGCCCTGCTGGCGATCTGGTCCATCGTGTCGCTCATCGTCATCGTGGTGTGGGCGACGTCTCCGGACCTGAAGAGCTCTGCCCAGTGCCGCGGCGAGCTGCAGGATGTGAGGAAGAAGCTGGAGGACACCGAGAAGGAGTGGAAGAAGGACAAGGTGGCGCTGGAGGAGCAGGTGGAGAACGAGCGGAAGGAGCAGGAACGCCTGATGGCCGAAAACCAGCTGCTGCTGGCACACCTCAACACCACAAACGCCACGCTGGATGGGTGCCGCCAGGAAAAC CTCGTCCTGAACGGGAACATCAGCGCCCTGCTGGAGGAGGTGGGGCGGCTCCGTCAGACGGAGACCAACCTCACGGCTCGGCTCGGCCTGCAGGAAG ACCACATAGACGCCCTGCAGTACAACCTGACCCAGGCCCGCCACCAGACCCAGTCCTGCATGAGCCTGAAGGCGGCGGCTCAGAGTGAGACGCTGGCGGCAAAGAGTGAGACCAAAGCCTGCGAGTCCAGCCAGGAGTTCATCCAAAAACAGCT tcaCAAGTGTAAACAGGTCGAGTCTGAAGCTCCTCAGCAGACGCAGAAGGACCCGTCAGACTCGGCGATGTCGACTCTCGCTGGTGTTCCTGCGCTGACGCTGCTCGTCTGCAGCAGCCTGCATCTGATCACCT ga
- the sid1 gene encoding secreted immunoglobulin domain 1: MMKSLLVCLLLLSLSGFRWERCAAARTIQVRVGENATLQCPLLAGSTSSPSTLSWYRKVAGLSPQLLLSFRTTNASNVTFGSGVRSEKLSVSSNGSLLLRGSEQSDSAVYYCGISLGQEKEKKKLA; this comes from the exons ATGATGAAGTCTCTACTGGTCTgtctgctgcttctctctctgaGCG GCTTCAGGTGGGAGCGCTGCGCTGCCGCTCGGACTATTCAGGTGAGAGTCGGGGAGAACGCCACCTTGCaatgccccctgctggccggctccacctcctctccttccACACTCAGCTGGTACAGGAAGGTCGCTGGACTCAGCCCTCAGCTGCTCCTCAGCTTCAGGACCACCAACGCCTCCAACGTGACCTTCGGCTCCGGCGTCCGTTCTGAAAAGCTCTCCGTGTCGTCTAACGGCTCTCTGCTGCTGCGAGGCTCCGAGCAGAGCGACTCAGCGGTTTATTACTGTGGGATCAGCCTCGGccaggagaaggagaagaagaaacttgCATGA